One Chitinivibrionales bacterium DNA window includes the following coding sequences:
- a CDS encoding FHA domain-containing protein: protein MAEFVLLFDDQHLKTYDIQEPVITIGRLPENTISIVNMGVSRRHARIEKDPSGGYQIIDLNSLNGTFVNNRKINKGALGVGDKITIGKYTIIFKNMVPVANDNSSADSREETDFALEPTMESASRQASPHTIQRESPLPSGEQVAGKSDEKQEVLEQDPVETGPVPNCPVLIETNKHVVYRIDKEHFTLGNSENDDIFVDGLFIEEAIVEIEKKDDGVWLTNKKLLGKTKINGKKVKNHLLQHKDRIEIGSSTFRFMENE from the coding sequence ATGGCAGAGTTTGTTCTCTTATTCGATGATCAACATCTGAAAACATACGATATTCAGGAACCGGTCATTACCATCGGCCGTTTGCCCGAAAATACGATATCTATCGTAAATATGGGTGTTTCCCGACGGCACGCCCGTATCGAAAAAGATCCATCAGGCGGTTACCAGATTATCGATCTCAATTCTCTGAACGGCACCTTTGTAAATAACAGAAAAATCAACAAAGGCGCCCTTGGAGTTGGTGATAAAATAACAATAGGAAAATATACAATTATTTTTAAAAATATGGTGCCTGTTGCAAATGACAATTCTTCTGCCGATAGCAGGGAAGAAACCGATTTTGCCCTTGAACCGACAATGGAATCAGCTTCGAGACAAGCTTCCCCGCATACCATACAGAGAGAGTCTCCCCTGCCCTCCGGGGAACAGGTTGCAGGAAAGAGCGACGAAAAACAGGAAGTGCTCGAACAGGATCCAGTCGAGACAGGGCCTGTACCAAATTGTCCGGTACTTATCGAAACCAACAAGCATGTTGTATATCGTATCGATAAAGAACATTTTACATTGGGCAATTCTGAAAATGATGATATTTTTGTCGACGGTCTGTTTATCGAAGAAGCCATTGTTGAGATTGAAAAAAAGGATGACGGGGTCTGGTTGACGAATAAAAAATTGCTTGGAAAAACAAAAATCAACGGCAAAAAAGTAAAAAACCATCTTCTTCAGCATAAAGATCGAATTGAAATTGGTTCCAGTACCTTTCGATTCATGGAAAACGAATAA
- a CDS encoding metallophosphoesterase, with translation MRLAIISDIHANLEALEAVFEDIEYQNIDETICLGDIVGYAADPNRCIELIKACCPLTLLGNHDAAGICMLSTVNFNVHARLAIEWTSENLSNESKSFLHVLPLKKVRYSQSFVHSTPYEPNMWHYITSLEEAAYNFRFFDTDFCFIGHTHIPLIIVVNNRNELYVHQDTSINLQEIPNARLLINIGSIGQPRDHDPRSCYGILDTEEGFFTFRRVEYDIKRCQDKMKKIKMPEFLITRLEKGQ, from the coding sequence ATGCGCCTTGCAATAATATCAGACATCCACGCAAATCTGGAAGCCCTCGAAGCTGTTTTTGAGGATATCGAGTACCAGAATATCGACGAAACGATCTGTCTGGGCGATATAGTCGGCTATGCCGCAGACCCCAACCGGTGTATCGAATTGATAAAAGCTTGTTGTCCCCTCACCTTACTTGGCAATCACGATGCTGCGGGGATCTGCATGCTTTCAACAGTAAATTTCAATGTTCATGCCAGACTGGCAATCGAATGGACATCCGAAAATCTTTCCAACGAATCGAAATCCTTTCTCCATGTCCTTCCATTGAAGAAAGTCAGGTATTCCCAATCCTTTGTTCATTCCACTCCTTATGAACCGAACATGTGGCACTACATTACGTCACTCGAAGAAGCCGCGTATAATTTTCGTTTTTTCGACACCGACTTCTGTTTTATCGGTCATACCCATATACCGCTGATCATTGTGGTCAATAACCGGAATGAGCTGTATGTCCATCAGGATACAAGCATTAATCTTCAGGAAATTCCAAATGCCCGCCTTTTAATCAACATTGGAAGTATCGGGCAACCCCGCGACCATGATCCCCGGTCCTGTTATGGTATTCTCGATACCGAAGAGGGCTTTTTCACTTTCCGGCGGGTTGAATACGATATCAAGCGCTGCCAGGACAAAATGAAAAAAATTAAAATGCCCGAATTTCTTATCACTCGCCTGGAAAAAGGTCAATAA